The following DNA comes from Microbacterium wangchenii.
GCGTGAACCCCGCCCGCTCGCATACCGATTCGACGGAGGTCGCATCGAGCCCGACTTCGGCGAACACCTCGGTGGCAGCGTCCAGGAGCCGCTGGCGCGTGGCCTCCCGGCCGCGAGGGGTCGTGGCGGTCGTCTCGCTCATCAGTCCTCGTTTCACACGGATCACTCAGCCCCGGGGGGCTCTGCGCCACATACGATACATGGGTGTATCGGATACGACGCTGTATCGGAGCCGTCTGACCGATCGGAGCCGCTGTGTCCACTCTCCTCGCCACGCTGGGACGCTGGTCGTACCGTCACGGCTGGCGCGTGCTCATCGCCTGGGTGGTCGTCCTGCTGGCAGCGGGCGGCGGGGCGCTCGCGTTCAACCAGGGCACCGACAACTCCTTCTCCATCCCCGGCACCGAGTCGGAGGAGGGTCTCGAACAGCTCTCCCGGACCTTCCCGCAAGTCAGCGGAACGAGCGCCCAGATCGTCGTCGTGGCGGCGGACGGCGACCGGATCGATGACGATCCGTATGCGTCCCGCATCGACGAGCTGGTCGCCGATCTGGGTGACATCGACGGCGTCCTCGCCGTCACCGACCCGTTCGACGAGACCGTCTCGGGCCTGATCAGCGACGAGGGCGACGCCGCCATCGTGCGGCTGCAGTTCGACGGCCAGGGCGCCAGCGTCTCGCCGGAGTCCAAGCAGACGCTCAGCGACGCCGCCGACGACTTCGCCGCCGACCTCCCCGACGGCGCGCAGGCCGCACTGGGCGGCGACCTGTTCGCCCAGTCGATCCCCGGCGTGACGATCACCGAGGCGCTGGGGCTGCTCATCGCCCTGATCGTGCTGATCGTGACCTTCCGCTCGTTCGTGATGGCGGGGCTGCCCCTGGTCACCGCGATCCTCGGGGTGGGGCTGTCCATGGCGCTCATCCTCCTGGCCACCGCGGTCGCCACCATCTCCTCGACCACCCCGCTGCTCGCGCTCATGCTGGGCCTTGCCGTCGGGATCGACTACTCGCTGTTCATCGCCGCGCGACATCAGGACCAGGTGCGCGGCGGGATGGACCCGGAGGAGTCGGCCGCACGCGCCACCGGCACCGCCGGATCGGCCGTCACGTTCGCCGGCGTCACGGTGCTCATCGCCCTGATCGGCCTGTCGTTCGCGAACATCCCCTTCCTCACGACCATGGGGATCGCCGCATCCGTCGCCGTCGCGATCGCCGTGGTCGTCTCGGTCACCCTCACCCCCGCGCTGCTGGGCTTCGTAGGCCGCCGGGCCGCCGGACGCACTGCCGGCGGTCGCGCCCGCCGGCGGGCGGCGGCTGCACGAGAAGCCGAGGCCGAGGCCGACGGCGACATTCCGGAAGAGCCCCCGGCCACGCCGGCTGCCGCCGTGCGCACCAACCGGTGGGTGGCGATGGTGTCGCGGCGCCCCCTCGTCACCGCCATCGCCGTCGTGGTGGGCCTGGGCACCCTGGCCGTCCCGGCGGGAAGCCTCGCGCTCGCCCTCCCCAACGCGGGCGTCCTGCCCGAGAGCAACTCCGCCCGCCAGAGCTACGACCTCGCCGCGGAGCACTTCGGCCCCGGCGTCAACGGGCCGCTCGTGCTGACCGGCACGATCGTGACCTCCACCGACCCCCTGGGCCTCATGTCCGACATCGCCGCGGAGGTCGAAGACCTTCCGGGCGTCGCAGAGGTGGCCCTGGCCACCCCGAACGAGACCGCCGACACCGGGATCGTGCAGATCGTGCCCGAGACGGCACCGGACGACCCGGCCACCGCCGACCTCGTGCGCGAGCTGCGCGCGCAGCACGACCGGCTGCTGGACGAGTACGGCATCGACCTCAAGGTCACCGGCTACACCGCCGTCGCGATCGACATCTCCGACCGCCTGGGCGCCGCCCTGGTCCCCTTCGGCCTGTTCGTGGTCGGGCTGTCCTTCCTCCTGCTCATGGTGGTGTTCCGCTCCATCGCGGTGCCTCTCACAGCCGCCCTCGGTTACCTGCTGTCGGTGGCCGCGGCGTTCGGCGTGGTCGCGGCGGTGTTCGAGTGGGGCTGGTTCGCCGACCTGCTGCACGTGGCGCGCGTGGGACCCGTGATCAGCTTCATGCCGATCGTGCTGATGGGCGTGCTGTTCGGGCTCGCGATGGACTACCAGGTGTTCCTCGTGACCCGCATGCGCGAGGACTACGTCCACGCGCGGGCCAAGAACGCCTCGGGTGCCGACGCCCGCGCCGTCGCCGTGGCGGCGGTGCGCTCGGGCTTCTCCGCGACCGCGCGCGTGGTCACCGCCGCGGCCCTCATCATGTTCGCGGTGTTCGCCGCGTTCGTGCCCGAGGGCGACTCCTCGATCAAGCCCATCGCGCTGGGGCTGGCCGTCGGCATCGCCGTCGACGCGTTCCTGGTGCGGATGACCCTCATCCCCGCGCTCATGACGCTCCTGGGCGACAAGGCGTGGTGGATCCCGCGGTGGCTGGACCGGATGCTGCCCAAGCTCGACGTCGAGGGCGAAGCCGTCGAGCGCGAGATCGCGCTGCAGGACTGGCCGGGACCCGGCTCGCGCGCCGTCGTGATCGCGGACGGCGTGGGACTGGAAGTCGGCGACACGCCCCTGTTCGACGACCTCTCCCTCGAGGTGGAGCCGGGGCACGCGGCCATCCTCACCTCCGTCGACCCGCGCGCCTCTCGCGCAGCGCTGTACACCCTCTCCGGGCGGGTCTCGCCCACGTCCGGCCGCCTCCGCGTCGCCGGGCACCTGCTGCCCGGCCGGGAGGCGTGGGTGCGCGGCTCCGTCGGCATCGCCGCGCTGGACGAGGCCGAAGACCCGCTCGCCGAGCTCCGCGACGCGCTCACCGGTACGCCCGGAGTGCTCGCGGTCTCCGGCATCGAGTCCCTCGCCCACGGCGCCCTGCGCGATCAGGCCGCCGCGACCCTGCGGGATGCCGCGGCCACCGGCGAGTGGACGCTGCTGCTGACCGCCGCCGACCCCGACGCGGCCGGCCGCGTTCTGTCGGATGCCGGCTGGACCGGCGCATCCGTCACGCGCGTCGCCGCCGCATCCCCCCGCACGTTCGACCTGTCCGAGGTGACCGCATGACCCGTCCTGGCTCCCCCCTCGCGCTCGAGCGCGCCGGCTCCCGCCGGCCCGTGACCTGGCTCACGATTATCGGCGCGCTGCTGCTGCCGGTGATCGTCGGCGGCGTGCTCGTCGCCGCGCTGTACAACCCCGTCGAGCGCCTCGAGTCCATGAGCGCGGCCATCGTGAACGCGGACGAGCCCGTCACGATCGACGACCAGCCCGTGCCGCTCGGCCGGCAGCTGACAGCGGGCCTCATCGAGGGCTCGGACGACATCCCGAGCAATCTGGACTGGACGATCACCAACGACGAAGACGCCCGCCAGGGCTTGGCCGACGGCTCGTACGCGGCCGTCATCCGCATCCCGGAGAACTTCTCCGCCGCGGCGACCTCCACCTCTCCGGGAGGCGAGGCACCCGAGCGCGCCACGATCGAGGTGACCACGCCACCGGACAGTCTTGTGGTGGACGACGCCATCTCGGCGCAGGTCACGCAGGCGGCGGCATCCCTCCTGGGGACATCGCTGTCGGAGGTGTACCTGGAGAACGTGTTCCTCGGGTTCACCACGCTCGGCGACCAGCTCGGCACGGCCGCCGAGGGTGCCGCCCAGCTCGCCGACGGCGCGACGCAGGCCGCCGACGGCGCCACCGCACTCTCCGGCGGGATCGCGCAGTTCTCCGACGGAGCAGCAGCCCTCGCCGACGGCGCGACCCAGCTCGCCGGCGGCGCCGCCGAGCTGGGCACCGGCGCCGCGCAAGCCGCTGACGGCCTGGACGCGTGGGCCGGCGGCGCGCAGGAGATCGCCGCGAACGGACGGCTCCTCGCCGGCGGGCTGCAGCAGACCGCCGATGCGATCCCGCAGCTTCCTGCGGAGCTCGTCACCGCGGCCAACGGGCTGGCGGCCAACAGCGCCGCCATTCAGGCGCAGGTCACCGCCGCATCCGACGCGCTGACCCGGGCAGCTGCCGACTGCACCGCACAGGGCGGATCGGCGGAGCTGTGCGCGACCCTCACGCAGCTGTCCACCGAGGCCCAGGCCGCCGTCGGACCCGTCAACGAGCTGATCGGGCAGTCCGACACGATCGCGGCGGGTGTCACCGGCTTCCAGCAGCTCGGCCCGGGCCTGCAGACGATCTCGGCCAACCTCGCGCAGCTCTCCGGCGGGATAGACCAGCTCGCCGCGGGGGCGACCACCGCCGCCGGTGGGGTGCGGCAGCTGTCGGACGGTGCCGCACAGCTGTCGGGCGGAGCATCCGCGCTGGCGGACGGCGCATCGCAGCTGGCCGACGGGGCCGGGGAGGCGGCCACGGGTGCCGAGGAGCTCTCCGGTGGGGTGCGGCAGGTCGCCGACGGCACCGCGGACCTGGCCGAGGGCCTCGGCACCGCCGTGGCAGAACTGCCCTCCTACACCGACACCGAGGCCGCCGACCTGGCCTCCGTCGTGGCCGACCCCGTCGCGGCGGAGGGCGTGGGCACGAACCTGTTCGGCGCGTCGGCAGTCCCCCTCGTCGTGACGGTGGCCCTGTGGTTCGGCGGGTTGGGCACCTTCGTGGCACTGCGCGCCGTGACCGCGCGCACGCTGTCCTCCCGCCGCCCGTCGGCGCTGCTGGCGCTTCGCGCGCTCGCCCCGGCCGCCGCGATCGGCGCAGTGCAGGGCGTGCTCGTGGCGATCGTGGTGCAGCTGGCCGCCGGCTACAACTGGGCGGACTGGTCACTGTTCGCCGCCGTCGCCGCGGTGGCAGGGGTCGCGTTCGCGGCCGTGAACCAGGCCCTGGTGGCGGTCTTCGGCGGCGCCGGGCGATGGATCTCGGCGCTGGTGGGCGTGCTGGCCGTTGCCACGGGCGTGGTCTCGACCGTCCCCGGAGTCATCTCGGCCGTGGCCGGGCTCCTCCCCACCGCCCCGGCGTACCAGGGGATGCTCGCGGCACTGACCGCCGCGGACGGCCTGGGGGCGGCGGTCGTCGGACTCGCCGTGTGGACAGCGCTGGCGTTCGTCGTCACGACGATCGCGGTGGCACGTCGCCGCTCGGTTCCCGCGCGGGCCCTCCTGACCGCCGCCCCGGCCTGACCGTGGTCACTCGCGTCGGCCGCTCACGCGGTCGACGAGCTGAGTGACTCCTGTGCGAGGGCGCTCCGGGCGGCGTCGACGATCACGGCGGCGACCGTGTCGGACTGCGTGATGTAGACGTCGTGGCTCCCCGAGACCCTCGTGGTCTTGGCGCCCATGCGCTCGCTCATGTGCCGGAGCATCGCCGGGTCGAAGGACTTGTCCTCCGTCGCGATGACGGCCCACGTCGGCTTGTCGTGCCACGCCGCGTTCTTCACGGGTGTGGCGAACACCGACATGTTGATCGGCACCTGGCTGTCACGCAGGAACGCGGCATCCTCGTCCGTCGCGTCCGCCGAGAACCCCGCCTTGAAGTTCTCGAGGTTGAGGAAGCCGTATCCGTCCTCGACGGTGTCGATGATGAACTCCGGCGTCGGCGCGAAGCCCTCGTACTGCTGGCCGGTCGTCTCCCCCGCGTCCGGCGCGAGGGCCGACACGTAGACCAGTCCCGCCACGCGGGGATGCATGCCCGCCTCGGTGATGACGGTGCCGCCCCACGAGTGACCGACGAGGATCGTCGGCCCGTCCATGAGGTCCAGCACGCGCGTGGTGGCCGCGACGTCGTCCTCGAGGGAGGTGAGCGGGTTCTGCACGATCATGACCCGGTACCCGCGCGCGGTCAGCGTGTCGTAGACGCGGCGCCAGCCGGAGCCATCCGCGAACGCGCCGTGCACGAGCACGACATTGGTGATCTCTTGGGTGGGAGTGCTGCTCATGGTGCTGTTCCTTTCGTTCGCGCGCCGGCAGGTCTCCCCCGGTGCTGTCCAGTCGGGACGGTTGTCCGGACGACGTGCAATATATTGCATGTCGCGGGGCGGGACAAGAGTGCGACGATCGTGACGCACGCGAAACGCCGCCCCGGGCCGGGAAGGCGCGGGGCGGCGTCAGGACCGACAGGAACCCGGGGTCAGCTGGAGAGGCCGGAGTAGGCGTGCAGGCCCTTGAAGAACATGTTCACGATCGTGAAGTTGAAGATCACGGCGGTGAACCCGATGATCGACAGCCACGCCGATCGCGTGCCGCGCCATCCGCGCGTCGCACGGGCGTGGATGTAACCGGCGTAGAGCACCCAGATGACGAAGGTCCAGACTTCCTTCGTGTCGAAGCCCCAGTACCGGCCCCATGCGTCGTTGGCCCAGATGGAGCCGGCGATGAGGGTGAAGGTCCAGAAGATGAACCCGACGATCGCGAAGCGGTAGGCGAGGGACTCCAGCGTCTCACTGGAGGGGAGGGTGCGCAGGAACCCGGGCCCGCGCTTGGCCGACGGCGCGGATGCTGCGTCGCCCGACGCCACGGTCGCCACCGCACGCCGCTCCCGGCGCGACTGCATGAGCTGCAGCACCGACAGGCCGAAAGCGAGCGCGAACAGGGCCGTGGCCAGCGACGCGACGAACACGTGGATGACCAGCCACGCGGACTTCAGCGGGTCGGCCAGGGGCACGACCTCGACATAGAACGCCAGTGTCGCGCCGCCGAGGAGGACGACCGTGAGCCCCGTGATGAAGGAGCCCAGGAAGCGAAGGTCGTAGCGGAAGAGGACGACCAGGTACACCGCGACGATGAGCATCGTGCCGGTGAGGGCGAACTCGTACATGTTCGACCACGGGACGCGCTCGGCGGCGATTCCGCGCGTGACGTCGGCGGCGACGTGGAAGAGGAAGCCCAGCACCGTCAGAGACGTGCCGATCCGCCCCCAGACGTAGCGGGGCTTGACTGCGGCGCGTGCCTCCATGGCGCCCTGCGGCCGCCCGGTCCGGGTGCCGGCGGGAGCGGTGGCGGCGCCGGCGGTCACGAGTTCGCGCTCGCGCGCGGCGTCCTGCGCCTTGAGCGCCACATCGGAGCGGCGCGCGAGATCGACGGCGTAGGCGATGAAGGCCAGCACGTAGATCGCGATGGCGGTCCAGACCAGCAGCACGGAGACCGCGTCGAGGGAGAGCGTTTCGGATCCGGGCATGGTCTCAGTCTACGTCCGAGGTGCTGCGCCAACCCTGGACGGCGGCGGCGTGACGGGCCTGGAACTGATCCACCGCGGCGCCCAGCGTGGGGTCCTCCCCGCGGGCGAGTCCGGCGTACTCCAGGTGCACGGAGCTGCCCTGCACCGTCGCCTTGACCCACATCCGCCGTCGCGGGACGAACAGCGCCGCCAGCAGGCCGAGGGTGGCCAGAACCGCGAAGAGCAGCACCCACGGGGCGGCCAGGTCGCGATGGATCGACAGCGACGCGAAGCGCTTCACGGATTCGGCATAGCCGGTGGCACCCTCGGGCGATTCGTCCTCGAAGGTGATCGTGCCGAGCCCGTCCGGCAGTTCGGCCGACTGCCCGGGGGCGAGCTCGATCGAGTCGATGCCCGTGTCTCCACCGCTGAGCTGTTCCATCTCGCTCGTGTCCAGCGTGTAGACCGAGCGCGGCTGGCCCCCGTCGATGCCGAGGTCGCCGACGAAGACGTTGAAGGTGACGACGGGACTGATGAGGTCGGGATACGCCGACGTGAACGCGCCGGAGGCCAGCGCCGCCTGCGTGGGATAGAAGAACCCGACCAGGCCCATCTGCTCGGGCAGACCGTCGGGCACCTTCACGACGCCGAGCGAGGTCATGTTGGTGTCCTGCGGCAGGAAGGGCACGGAGTCGTGGAAGATCTCCTCGCCCTCGGCGTTGCGGATGGTGAGGGTCGGGGCGTAGCCGTTGCCCATCAGGTAAACGCGGTCGCCCGCGACGTCGAGCGGGTGGTTGACGCGCACCTGCCCCTCGCCCTCCTCGCCGTCCACGCGCGTGGTGAGGTTCGCGGCGAAGTCGCCGGCCTGACCGGCGCCCTGTTCGCCGAGGGGCACATAGCTGACGTCGAACTCGTCGAGGGTCAGCGCGTAGGGCGTGAGAGTCTCGGCGCTCACGAAGCGACCGGGGTTGAACGAGGAGTAATCCAGCAGCGAGTTGACGAACGTCGTCCCCTCGACGATGACGCGCTGGCCGGTGTAGGTGAATCCGCCGCCCACACCGACGGCCACGAGCACCCCGACCAGTGCCCCGTGGAAGACGAGGTTGCCCGTCTCACGCAGGTACCCGCGCTCCGCCGACACCGAGAAGGCCCCACGGCCGTCGTAGCGCTCGACGCGGTACCCGGCCTTGCGCAGCTCCCCGGCCGCCAGCTCGACGGATTCGGCCGCCAGGCGGGCGGCGTCGTCGGGGGACGCGGCATCCAGCTCCGCCTCGCGGAAGTCGTCCAGGCGCGACAGGCGCGCGGGCGTCCGCGGCGGGCGTGAGCGCAGCGCCTTCCAGTGGTGCTTGGTGCGCGGGATGACGCAGCCGATGAGCGAGACGAACAGGAGGAGGTAGATCGCGGAGAACCACGGCGAGGAGTAGACGTCGAACAGGCTCAGGTTCTCGAGGATGGGAGCCAGGTCGGGGTTGTCGGTGAAGTACTGCGTGACGCCGTTGGGATCGGCACTGCGCTGCGGCACGATCGATCCCGGCACCGCGGCGATCGCCAGCAGCAGCAGCAGGACGAGCGCCGTGCGCATGCTCGTCAGCTGACGCCAGCCCCACCGCATCCATCCGACGAATCCGAGGGCGGGCGCGGTGATGTCCTCGGGATCGGCGGAGGCGTGGTCGGCAGGGCGCAGCGGGTCGGTCATGGTCGATTCGTCAGAGCGGGAGGGGGACACTCTGGATCACCCCCTGGAGTTGCGACATCCACGCGCCCCACACGCCCGTGACCATCGCGAGGCCCAGGAGGATCAGGAGCGCCCCGCCGATCAGGTTGATGGCGCGGATGTGGCGGCGCAGGAACGCCACCGAACGGGTCGCCCAGCCGAAGCCGAGCGCGAGGAGGAGGAACGGGATGCCCAGGCCCAGCGAGTAGGCCAGGCCCAGCAGCGCGGCGCGGCCGGGGTCGCCCAGGTTCCACGACACCGAGAAGATCGCGGCAAGGGTCGGGCCGATGCACGGCGTCCACCCGATGCCGAGGGCGATGCCCAGCAGCGGTGCGCCGATGAGCCCGATGTTGTTGCGCGCCTGCAGTCGCACGGTGCGCTGGGCGATGCCGAACAGCCCGATGAAGACCAGGCCGAGCAGGATGACGATGACGCCCATGACGCGCGTGATCGGGTCGGCGTACTCGACGAAGAAGCGCCCCACCGTGCCGCCCAGGACGTTGACGGTCATGAACACGAGCGTGAAGCCGGCGATGAACAGCAGCACGCCGCCCAGGAGCCGGCCGCGGCCGGGCGCCGCCGCGGAGGAGCCGCGGCGGGGCGCGACGGAGCCGCCGATGAACCCGAGGTAGCCCGGGACGAGCGGGAGCACGCACGGGGAGAGGAACGACACCAGCCCGGCGGCGAGGGCGATGGGCAGGGCGAGCCACAGCGCACCGTCGAACACGACCGCGCCGGGGTTCACGCCGGCTCCGCGAGGACGTCGCGCACGATCGTCTGGAGGATCGAGGCCTCCGGCAGTTCGCCGATGATGCGCGCGGCGACGCGACCCTCCTTATCGAGCACGAGCGTCACGGGCGTGGCGGTGAGCGGCGCATGCTCGGCGAAGGCGAGCTTGACCGCGCCGCCGTTGACGTCGATGACGCTCGGGTAACTCACGCCGTTGTCGCGGGCGAAGGATGCCGCGGTCGCGGCCTGGTCGTAGGTGTTCACGCCCAGGAACGCGACGTCCTGCCCTTCGAAGCTCTCATACGCCTCTTCCAGGCGCGGGGCCTCGACGATGCAGGGGCCGCAGGCGGCGTACCAGAAGTTCACGACGAGCACCTGGCCGGCGTAGTCGGCGTCCGACACCTCGGCGCCCGTCTCGGTCACGCCGGCGAACTCGACCCGTTCACCGCGATCCGCGGCCGGGATCTCGGAGGTCTGGAAGCCGTTGGCGGCGATATAGCCCTTGTTGTCGCCCGCCCGGTACTGATCGGCCAGCGGGTCGGCCGCACACGCGCCCAGCCCGAACGCGAGAGCGGCGGTGAGGGATGCGGCGAGGAGGCGCCGGCGCATCACACGGCCCCCACGTCGACGGCACCCGCGGTCGACGCCGGCTCTGCGTAGTCGACCTCGACCCAGCGGTCGCCGCGGCGCTCGAAGCTCGTGACGCTGGACAGTGCGCAGCGACGGCGACGCGGATCGTGGCGCAGCGCGCCGCCGGCGATCGAGAGGTGCGAGATCCAGATCGGGAGCTGGTGCGACACGATCACGACATCCCCGCCGTCAGCCGTGTCCCACGCGTCGTCCATGGCGGTCCGCATCCGCGCGACGATGCTCTCGTAGGCCTCGCCCCAGCTGGGGAGGGCGGGGCGGGCGAGGTGGCGCCAGTTCAGCGGGTTGTAGAAGACCCGCCCCATCCGCCGGCCTTCGAAGACGTTCGTGGGCTCGATCACGCGCTCATCGATGACCGGCTCCAGCGCGAACAGCTCCGCGAACGGCTCGGCCGATTCGCGCGTGCGCTGCAGCGGTGAGACGACCAGTGCACTCACGGATCGTTCGAGCGAT
Coding sequences within:
- the resB gene encoding cytochrome c biogenesis protein ResB, whose protein sequence is MTDPLRPADHASADPEDITAPALGFVGWMRWGWRQLTSMRTALVLLLLLAIAAVPGSIVPQRSADPNGVTQYFTDNPDLAPILENLSLFDVYSSPWFSAIYLLLFVSLIGCVIPRTKHHWKALRSRPPRTPARLSRLDDFREAELDAASPDDAARLAAESVELAAGELRKAGYRVERYDGRGAFSVSAERGYLRETGNLVFHGALVGVLVAVGVGGGFTYTGQRVIVEGTTFVNSLLDYSSFNPGRFVSAETLTPYALTLDEFDVSYVPLGEQGAGQAGDFAANLTTRVDGEEGEGQVRVNHPLDVAGDRVYLMGNGYAPTLTIRNAEGEEIFHDSVPFLPQDTNMTSLGVVKVPDGLPEQMGLVGFFYPTQAALASGAFTSAYPDLISPVVTFNVFVGDLGIDGGQPRSVYTLDTSEMEQLSGGDTGIDSIELAPGQSAELPDGLGTITFEDESPEGATGYAESVKRFASLSIHRDLAAPWVLLFAVLATLGLLAALFVPRRRMWVKATVQGSSVHLEYAGLARGEDPTLGAAVDQFQARHAAAVQGWRSTSDVD
- a CDS encoding histidine phosphatase family protein; this encodes MSADRLHLVRHGEVDNPGRVLYGRLPGFGLSPDGRRMARQAAEYVRSLERSVSALVVSPLQRTRESAEPFAELFALEPVIDERVIEPTNVFEGRRMGRVFYNPLNWRHLARPALPSWGEAYESIVARMRTAMDDAWDTADGGDVVIVSHQLPIWISHLSIAGGALRHDPRRRRCALSSVTSFERRGDRWVEVDYAEPASTAGAVDVGAV
- a CDS encoding cytochrome c biogenesis CcdA family protein — protein: MNPGAVVFDGALWLALPIALAAGLVSFLSPCVLPLVPGYLGFIGGSVAPRRGSSAAAPGRGRLLGGVLLFIAGFTLVFMTVNVLGGTVGRFFVEYADPITRVMGVIVILLGLVFIGLFGIAQRTVRLQARNNIGLIGAPLLGIALGIGWTPCIGPTLAAIFSVSWNLGDPGRAALLGLAYSLGLGIPFLLLALGFGWATRSVAFLRRHIRAINLIGGALLILLGLAMVTGVWGAWMSQLQGVIQSVPLPL
- a CDS encoding alpha/beta fold hydrolase is translated as MSSTPTQEITNVVLVHGAFADGSGWRRVYDTLTARGYRVMIVQNPLTSLEDDVAATTRVLDLMDGPTILVGHSWGGTVITEAGMHPRVAGLVYVSALAPDAGETTGQQYEGFAPTPEFIIDTVEDGYGFLNLENFKAGFSADATDEDAAFLRDSQVPINMSVFATPVKNAAWHDKPTWAVIATEDKSFDPAMLRHMSERMGAKTTRVSGSHDVYITQSDTVAAVIVDAARSALAQESLSSSTA
- a CDS encoding TlpA family protein disulfide reductase, whose translation is MRRRLLAASLTAALAFGLGACAADPLADQYRAGDNKGYIAANGFQTSEIPAADRGERVEFAGVTETGAEVSDADYAGQVLVVNFWYAACGPCIVEAPRLEEAYESFEGQDVAFLGVNTYDQAATAASFARDNGVSYPSVIDVNGGAVKLAFAEHAPLTATPVTLVLDKEGRVAARIIGELPEASILQTIVRDVLAEPA
- a CDS encoding YhgE/Pip family protein, which encodes MTRPGSPLALERAGSRRPVTWLTIIGALLLPVIVGGVLVAALYNPVERLESMSAAIVNADEPVTIDDQPVPLGRQLTAGLIEGSDDIPSNLDWTITNDEDARQGLADGSYAAVIRIPENFSAAATSTSPGGEAPERATIEVTTPPDSLVVDDAISAQVTQAAASLLGTSLSEVYLENVFLGFTTLGDQLGTAAEGAAQLADGATQAADGATALSGGIAQFSDGAAALADGATQLAGGAAELGTGAAQAADGLDAWAGGAQEIAANGRLLAGGLQQTADAIPQLPAELVTAANGLAANSAAIQAQVTAASDALTRAAADCTAQGGSAELCATLTQLSTEAQAAVGPVNELIGQSDTIAAGVTGFQQLGPGLQTISANLAQLSGGIDQLAAGATTAAGGVRQLSDGAAQLSGGASALADGASQLADGAGEAATGAEELSGGVRQVADGTADLAEGLGTAVAELPSYTDTEAADLASVVADPVAAEGVGTNLFGASAVPLVVTVALWFGGLGTFVALRAVTARTLSSRRPSALLALRALAPAAAIGAVQGVLVAIVVQLAAGYNWADWSLFAAVAAVAGVAFAAVNQALVAVFGGAGRWISALVGVLAVATGVVSTVPGVISAVAGLLPTAPAYQGMLAALTAADGLGAAVVGLAVWTALAFVVTTIAVARRRSVPARALLTAAPA
- the ccsB gene encoding c-type cytochrome biogenesis protein CcsB, coding for MPGSETLSLDAVSVLLVWTAIAIYVLAFIAYAVDLARRSDVALKAQDAARERELVTAGAATAPAGTRTGRPQGAMEARAAVKPRYVWGRIGTSLTVLGFLFHVAADVTRGIAAERVPWSNMYEFALTGTMLIVAVYLVVLFRYDLRFLGSFITGLTVVLLGGATLAFYVEVVPLADPLKSAWLVIHVFVASLATALFALAFGLSVLQLMQSRRERRAVATVASGDAASAPSAKRGPGFLRTLPSSETLESLAYRFAIVGFIFWTFTLIAGSIWANDAWGRYWGFDTKEVWTFVIWVLYAGYIHARATRGWRGTRSAWLSIIGFTAVIFNFTIVNMFFKGLHAYSGLSS
- a CDS encoding MMPL family transporter; the protein is MSTLLATLGRWSYRHGWRVLIAWVVVLLAAGGGALAFNQGTDNSFSIPGTESEEGLEQLSRTFPQVSGTSAQIVVVAADGDRIDDDPYASRIDELVADLGDIDGVLAVTDPFDETVSGLISDEGDAAIVRLQFDGQGASVSPESKQTLSDAADDFAADLPDGAQAALGGDLFAQSIPGVTITEALGLLIALIVLIVTFRSFVMAGLPLVTAILGVGLSMALILLATAVATISSTTPLLALMLGLAVGIDYSLFIAARHQDQVRGGMDPEESAARATGTAGSAVTFAGVTVLIALIGLSFANIPFLTTMGIAASVAVAIAVVVSVTLTPALLGFVGRRAAGRTAGGRARRRAAAAREAEAEADGDIPEEPPATPAAAVRTNRWVAMVSRRPLVTAIAVVVGLGTLAVPAGSLALALPNAGVLPESNSARQSYDLAAEHFGPGVNGPLVLTGTIVTSTDPLGLMSDIAAEVEDLPGVAEVALATPNETADTGIVQIVPETAPDDPATADLVRELRAQHDRLLDEYGIDLKVTGYTAVAIDISDRLGAALVPFGLFVVGLSFLLLMVVFRSIAVPLTAALGYLLSVAAAFGVVAAVFEWGWFADLLHVARVGPVISFMPIVLMGVLFGLAMDYQVFLVTRMREDYVHARAKNASGADARAVAVAAVRSGFSATARVVTAAALIMFAVFAAFVPEGDSSIKPIALGLAVGIAVDAFLVRMTLIPALMTLLGDKAWWIPRWLDRMLPKLDVEGEAVEREIALQDWPGPGSRAVVIADGVGLEVGDTPLFDDLSLEVEPGHAAILTSVDPRASRAALYTLSGRVSPTSGRLRVAGHLLPGREAWVRGSVGIAALDEAEDPLAELRDALTGTPGVLAVSGIESLAHGALRDQAAATLRDAAATGEWTLLLTAADPDAAGRVLSDAGWTGASVTRVAAASPRTFDLSEVTA